One Mycolicibacterium parafortuitum DNA segment encodes these proteins:
- a CDS encoding HNH endonuclease signature motif containing protein yields the protein MYVRTMSRTDVQDAVSALRAAFDTVAGCDLELLTRDELLATMDELESLGCRLPGLGHRLLARLQTETTAREMGAKSWKDVLRIRWRISVTEANRRLTEACLLAPRPSVTGPALPPLLPATAIAQSRGLINPEHVEVIRKSAAKLPSWVDSTTREQFEVDLVRTAVGVGPKELKDAAELILFLLDQDGPEPDDTERARQRGVTKHKQRADGMVDVTATLTPEAWAVLEVIFAKYAAPGMCNPADPEPCTSGTPSQAQIDSDDRSLAQRQHDALIAVGRIALMSGELGTLNGLPVSIIIRTTLQDLESRAGIGVTGGGTKMPIKDVIRMGGHANHYLAVFDNATGAALDLFRTKRTATPEQRIMLIARDGGCTKPCCTVGAYGSQVHHVVTDWARGGLTNIDELGLACGPDNRSVNPDDPTAWTTRMNTRGEVEWIPPELLDTGQARVNTYHRPERLLRPPEEPENDSAAAEPDTPGGPGGPAPPEDHAA from the coding sequence GTCAGCGCGCTGCGCGCCGCGTTCGACACCGTGGCAGGCTGCGATCTGGAGCTACTGACCCGCGACGAACTCCTCGCCACGATGGACGAGTTGGAGAGTCTGGGTTGCCGGCTGCCCGGGCTGGGGCACCGGCTGCTGGCGCGGTTGCAGACCGAGACCACCGCCCGGGAGATGGGCGCCAAATCCTGGAAAGACGTGCTGCGGATCCGGTGGCGCATCTCGGTCACCGAAGCGAATCGGCGCCTGACCGAGGCTTGCCTGTTGGCGCCGCGCCCGTCGGTGACCGGGCCGGCGCTGCCGCCGCTGCTGCCGGCCACGGCGATCGCCCAGTCGCGCGGGTTGATCAACCCCGAGCATGTCGAGGTGATCCGCAAATCGGCGGCCAAACTCCCGTCCTGGGTGGATAGCACGACCCGGGAGCAGTTCGAGGTCGACCTGGTGCGCACCGCCGTCGGGGTCGGCCCCAAAGAACTGAAGGACGCCGCCGAGCTGATCCTGTTTCTGTTGGATCAGGACGGCCCCGAACCTGACGACACCGAACGCGCCCGCCAGCGCGGGGTGACCAAGCACAAGCAGCGTGCCGATGGGATGGTCGACGTGACCGCGACGTTGACACCGGAAGCGTGGGCGGTGCTGGAGGTGATCTTCGCCAAATACGCCGCACCCGGCATGTGCAACCCCGCCGACCCCGAACCCTGCACCTCGGGCACCCCGTCACAAGCCCAGATCGACTCTGACGATCGCAGCCTGGCCCAGCGCCAGCACGACGCGCTGATCGCCGTCGGACGCATCGCTTTGATGAGCGGCGAACTCGGCACACTCAACGGGCTACCCGTGTCGATCATCATCCGCACCACCCTGCAAGACCTCGAATCCCGCGCCGGGATCGGGGTCACCGGTGGCGGCACCAAGATGCCCATCAAAGACGTGATCCGGATGGGCGGGCATGCCAATCACTACCTGGCGGTGTTCGACAACGCCACCGGGGCGGCGCTGGATCTGTTCCGCACCAAACGCACCGCCACACCTGAACAACGGATCATGTTGATCGCCCGCGACGGCGGCTGTACGAAGCCGTGCTGCACCGTCGGCGCCTACGGCAGCCAAGTCCATCACGTGGTCACCGACTGGGCCCGCGGCGGGCTCACCAACATCGACGAACTCGGCCTGGCCTGCGGACCCGACAACCGCAGCGTCAATCCCGACGACCCGACTGCCTGGACCACCCGGATGAACACCCGCGGCGAGGTCGAGTGGATTCCACCGGAGCTTCTCGACACCGGACAGGCTCGCGTGAACACCTACCACCGCCCCGAACGACTCCTGCGCCCACCCGAGGAGCCCGAAAACGACAGCGCCGCGGCTGAACCCGACACCCCCGGCGGACCCGGCGGACCCGCACCACCCGAAGACCACGCGGCCTGA
- a CDS encoding LLM class flavin-dependent oxidoreductase, producing MPLALASFFRTTLPLDLTGLAAVDDGRYHSLWLPDHLVSFWPDSIWTPEFTDLAAASPSPHRYLDTVALAGAVAARTTRVRLATSVLDTVRRHPVMLAQSALTLSHLSDGRFILGLGAGERENLAPYGFDDQRTVSRFAEALRLIRLLWSADGPIDFAGQFFTLERARLDTDLHRSGAPPIWIGANGPRMLRLVGEFGDGWWPTGSAGPESYANQLGCIRESAERAGRDPDAITPAKMVVCLIGEPDELREILQRPLVKSLVLQLTADALAATGHGHPMGEHWRGIQDIDPRVLTRDRLLRLFDQVDPAAILSVVPHGTPAQVASQIDAFGEAGARVVSVLDYSGMAGQAYAADSARKVREVESHLTGSAA from the coding sequence ATGCCTTTGGCGCTGGCCTCGTTCTTCCGGACGACCCTGCCCCTCGATCTCACCGGGCTCGCTGCGGTCGATGATGGTCGCTACCACTCCCTTTGGCTGCCCGACCATCTGGTGAGCTTCTGGCCGGACTCGATCTGGACACCCGAGTTCACCGACCTCGCCGCGGCCTCACCGTCGCCGCATCGCTACCTGGACACCGTCGCGCTCGCCGGTGCCGTCGCGGCCCGCACCACTCGCGTCCGGCTCGCCACCAGCGTCCTCGACACGGTTCGCCGCCACCCGGTGATGCTGGCCCAGTCGGCGCTGACGCTGAGCCATCTCTCCGACGGTCGCTTCATCCTGGGTCTGGGCGCCGGCGAACGCGAGAACCTGGCCCCGTACGGCTTCGACGATCAGCGGACGGTGAGCCGCTTCGCCGAGGCGCTGCGGCTCATCCGGCTGCTCTGGAGCGCCGACGGGCCGATCGACTTCGCCGGACAGTTCTTCACCCTGGAGCGCGCCCGGTTGGACACCGATCTGCACCGCAGCGGCGCGCCGCCGATCTGGATCGGCGCAAACGGACCCCGCATGCTGCGGTTGGTCGGCGAGTTCGGCGACGGGTGGTGGCCGACGGGTAGCGCAGGACCGGAGAGCTACGCGAATCAACTGGGCTGCATCCGGGAGTCGGCCGAGCGGGCCGGCCGCGACCCGGACGCGATCACCCCGGCCAAGATGGTGGTCTGCCTGATCGGCGAACCCGACGAACTGCGCGAGATCCTGCAACGCCCGCTGGTGAAATCGCTGGTGCTGCAATTGACCGCCGACGCTTTGGCCGCCACCGGTCACGGCCATCCGATGGGTGAACACTGGCGCGGCATCCAGGACATCGACCCGCGCGTGCTGACCCGCGACCGATTGCTGCGGCTCTTCGACCAGGTCGACCCGGCCGCGATCCTGTCCGTCGTCCCGCACGGAACGCCCGCGCAGGTGGCCTCGCAGATCGACGCCTTCGGCGAGGCCGGGGCCCGCGTCGTCTCGGTGCTCGACTACAGCGGGATGGCGGGACAGGCCTACGCCGCTGACTCGGCACGCAAGGTCCGCGAAGTCGAGTCGCACCTGACAGGAAGTGCCGCATGA
- the pgm gene encoding phosphoglucomutase (alpha-D-glucose-1,6-bisphosphate-dependent) has product MAANPRAGQPAQPEDLIDIASVVTAYYAVQPDPENVDQQVAFGTSGHRGSSLDAAFNEAHILATTQAIVEYRAAQGYTGPLFIGRDTHALSEPAWVSALEVLAGNDVVAMIDSADRYTPTPAVSHAILTFNQGRDSDLADGIVVTPSHNPPRDGGFKYNPPNGGPADTDATGVIAKRANEILRGGLKDVRRVPLARALGIAQRHDYLDAYVADLPNVVDLHAISAEGIRIGADPLGGASVDYWGAIAERHNLQLTVVNPLVDATWRFMTLDTDGKIRMDCSSPNAMAALIGNRDEYQIATGNDADSDRHGIVTPDGGLMNPNHYLAVAIDYLFAHRPDWAGSTAVGKTAVSSSIIDRVVAGLDRKLVEVPVGFKWFVDGLIGGTIGFGGEESAGASFLRRDGSVWTTDKDGIILALLASEILAVTGSTPSQRYAELAEKYGAPTYARIDAPANREQKARLSKLSPEQVTATELAGEPITAKLTAAPGNGAPLGGLKVTTENAWFAARPSGTEDVYKIYAESFRGPEHLAEVQDAAREVVAAVIS; this is encoded by the coding sequence ATGGCGGCGAATCCCCGAGCCGGTCAGCCGGCACAGCCCGAAGACCTCATCGACATCGCGTCGGTGGTGACGGCGTACTACGCCGTGCAACCCGATCCCGAGAACGTCGATCAGCAGGTGGCGTTCGGCACGTCGGGGCACCGCGGGTCGAGCCTGGACGCCGCGTTCAACGAGGCGCACATCCTGGCCACCACGCAGGCCATCGTCGAGTACCGGGCCGCTCAGGGCTACACGGGTCCGCTGTTCATCGGCCGCGACACGCACGCGCTGTCGGAGCCGGCGTGGGTGTCGGCGCTGGAGGTGCTGGCGGGCAACGACGTTGTCGCGATGATCGATTCGGCCGACCGCTACACCCCGACCCCGGCCGTCAGCCATGCGATCCTGACGTTCAACCAGGGTCGCGACAGCGACCTGGCCGACGGGATCGTCGTGACCCCGTCGCACAATCCGCCCCGCGACGGCGGGTTCAAGTACAACCCGCCCAACGGCGGCCCGGCCGACACCGACGCGACCGGAGTCATCGCCAAGCGGGCCAACGAGATCCTGCGCGGCGGGCTCAAGGACGTCCGGCGGGTGCCGCTGGCCCGGGCACTGGGCATCGCGCAGCGCCACGACTATCTCGACGCGTACGTCGCCGATCTGCCCAACGTCGTCGACCTGCACGCGATCAGCGCCGAGGGCATCCGGATCGGCGCCGACCCGCTCGGTGGCGCCAGCGTCGACTACTGGGGTGCGATCGCCGAGCGGCACAACCTGCAGCTGACCGTGGTGAACCCACTGGTGGACGCCACATGGCGGTTCATGACGCTCGACACCGACGGCAAGATCCGGATGGACTGCAGCTCGCCGAACGCGATGGCTGCGCTCATCGGCAACCGAGACGAGTATCAGATCGCCACCGGCAACGACGCCGACTCCGACCGGCACGGCATCGTCACCCCCGACGGCGGCCTGATGAACCCGAACCACTACCTCGCGGTCGCGATCGACTACCTGTTCGCGCATCGGCCCGACTGGGCGGGCTCGACCGCGGTCGGCAAGACCGCGGTGAGTTCGTCGATCATCGACCGCGTGGTGGCCGGGCTGGACCGCAAGCTGGTCGAAGTGCCGGTGGGCTTCAAGTGGTTCGTCGACGGGCTGATCGGCGGCACGATCGGGTTCGGTGGCGAGGAGAGCGCCGGTGCGTCGTTCCTGCGTCGTGACGGCTCGGTGTGGACGACCGACAAGGACGGCATCATCCTGGCGCTGCTCGCGTCGGAGATCCTGGCGGTGACGGGGTCGACGCCGTCGCAGCGCTACGCGGAGCTGGCCGAGAAGTACGGCGCGCCGACGTATGCGCGCATCGATGCGCCGGCGAACCGGGAGCAGAAGGCGCGGCTGTCGAAGCTCTCGCCCGAACAGGTGACCGCGACCGAGCTGGCCGGTGAGCCGATCACCGCGAAGCTGACAGCCGCGCCCGGCAACGGGGCCCCATTGGGCGGTCTGAAGGTGACGACCGAGAACGCGTGGTTCGCCGCGCGGCCGTCGGGCACCGAAGACGTCTACAAGATCTACGCCGAATCCTTCCGTGGCCCCGAGCATCTCGCCGAGGTCCAGGACGCGGCCCGCGAAGTGGTGGCGGCGGTCATTTCTTGA
- a CDS encoding sulfotransferase family protein translates to MTILDADVLIADARESAGLNDFGDDTLADRVRLVVDRINGAGLDDIGVRAAADTVRALLTSRLHFFADRTSLPLAEERITAPLFATGEPRSGTTLLHALLAEDHDSRALRFWEVMYPSPPPGPAAADDPRRAQADADWREILDRIPPWIVSHPYNDLLGAGLPECERTWAFDFRAMNPSAWWRVSMTIQNFPQDPPAQYALHRMMLQHIQYARPPKRWVLKGFHGRRLQALFDTYPDAHVVWVHRDPVQVLASQIVAFGQINESLAGTLDWTQYAKNTIEGSRANFHAYLTDLLVDDPRIHHVRYRDFVADPVATIGGFYDFAGVAFTAAAENAMRDYLATNRGDRYGKFSYTADVLPVPVEDLHDEFSAYRERFGVDIETRR, encoded by the coding sequence ATGACAATTCTCGATGCCGACGTGCTGATCGCCGATGCGCGGGAATCGGCCGGGCTCAACGATTTCGGCGACGACACCCTCGCGGACCGGGTCCGGCTGGTCGTCGACCGGATCAACGGCGCCGGGCTCGACGACATCGGAGTCCGGGCCGCCGCGGACACGGTGCGCGCGCTGTTGACCAGCCGGCTGCACTTCTTCGCCGACCGCACCAGTCTCCCGCTCGCCGAAGAACGGATCACAGCACCGCTTTTCGCCACCGGTGAGCCGCGGTCGGGAACGACGCTGTTGCACGCGCTGCTCGCCGAGGACCACGACTCCCGTGCGCTGCGGTTCTGGGAGGTGATGTACCCGTCACCGCCACCCGGTCCGGCCGCCGCCGACGACCCGCGCCGGGCGCAGGCCGACGCGGACTGGCGCGAGATCCTCGACCGCATCCCGCCGTGGATCGTCAGCCACCCGTACAACGATCTGCTCGGCGCCGGATTGCCCGAGTGTGAACGCACCTGGGCGTTCGACTTCCGCGCGATGAACCCGAGCGCGTGGTGGCGAGTTTCCATGACTATCCAGAACTTTCCGCAGGATCCTCCCGCGCAGTACGCCCTGCACCGCATGATGCTGCAGCACATCCAGTACGCCCGTCCACCGAAGCGGTGGGTGCTCAAAGGATTTCACGGCCGGCGTTTGCAGGCGTTGTTCGACACCTACCCCGACGCCCACGTCGTGTGGGTGCATCGCGACCCGGTGCAGGTGCTCGCATCGCAGATCGTCGCATTCGGGCAGATCAACGAAAGCCTCGCCGGGACGCTGGACTGGACGCAATACGCCAAGAACACCATCGAGGGGTCGCGGGCCAATTTCCATGCCTACCTGACCGACCTGCTCGTCGACGACCCGCGCATCCACCACGTCCGCTACCGGGACTTCGTCGCCGACCCGGTCGCGACGATCGGTGGTTTCTACGACTTCGCGGGCGTTGCCTTCACCGCCGCCGCGGAGAACGCGATGCGGGACTATCTCGCCACGAACCGGGGCGATCGCTACGGCAAGTTCAGCTACACCGCCGATGTGCTACCGGTGCCCGTGGAGGATCTCCACGACGAATTCTCTGCTTATCGAGAGCGGTTCGGCGTCGACATCGAGACGAGGCGCTGA
- a CDS encoding carboxylesterase/lipase family protein, with protein sequence MTALAHTSYGVLRGDAGEGVVVFRGVPYAAPPTGDRRWRPAQPVSSWSGVREAIAFGPIAPQDISAERLAKRGLTMGEDCLTLNIWTPAADDARRPVLVFLHGGGQAQGHGSAPLLDGARLACRDDIVVVTVNFRLGVLGSLYAPDWHGPDSTNLALRDQKYALQWVRDEIAAFGGDPAAVTVAGQSSGAIAIAALLAGGCDLFDRAILQSGGLERVRSREAASAVAAQLGALRCGGEPEVDEILAAQRRIDTGYVPPQGPFHPCIDGNVIVEHPLVAARMHAMPAIPVLAGTTRDEWRIFDAALDASVFTEQYVRDRARALAGDACDTDAVVTAYRAGQQTLRDVASAMVTDYHFAAPTEQFVRAHASRGNPVFRYELQWCSPRPGFGACHDSCLALVFGNLDAAPALAGADEAARRMSNAVQARWLEFIRGGEPWDRYDGVGGTTMLLGTESATVRGHRVEQIALWEDRYPAYG encoded by the coding sequence ATGACCGCGCTCGCGCACACGTCGTACGGAGTCCTGCGCGGCGACGCCGGTGAAGGCGTCGTCGTCTTCCGGGGGGTGCCGTACGCGGCGCCGCCGACCGGTGACCGACGTTGGCGCCCAGCACAACCCGTGTCGAGCTGGAGCGGTGTGCGGGAGGCGATCGCGTTCGGGCCGATCGCTCCGCAGGACATCTCTGCCGAGCGGCTCGCCAAGCGGGGTCTCACGATGGGCGAGGACTGCCTCACGCTGAACATCTGGACGCCCGCGGCCGACGATGCGCGTCGGCCGGTGCTGGTGTTCCTGCACGGCGGTGGGCAGGCGCAGGGTCACGGGTCGGCGCCGCTGCTCGACGGTGCGCGGCTGGCCTGCCGCGACGACATCGTGGTGGTGACGGTCAACTTCCGGCTCGGTGTGCTGGGTTCGCTCTATGCGCCCGACTGGCACGGACCGGACTCCACGAATCTGGCACTGCGCGACCAGAAGTACGCCCTGCAGTGGGTGCGTGACGAGATCGCCGCGTTCGGTGGTGACCCCGCTGCGGTCACGGTGGCGGGGCAGTCGTCGGGGGCGATCGCGATCGCGGCGTTGCTCGCCGGCGGGTGCGACCTCTTTGACCGGGCGATCCTGCAGAGCGGCGGCCTGGAGCGGGTGCGGTCGCGAGAGGCGGCGTCCGCGGTGGCCGCGCAACTCGGGGCGCTGCGGTGTGGCGGTGAACCCGAGGTTGACGAAATCCTTGCCGCGCAACGGCGTATCGACACCGGCTATGTGCCGCCGCAGGGACCGTTTCACCCGTGTATCGACGGTAACGTCATCGTCGAGCATCCGCTGGTGGCTGCGCGGATGCACGCGATGCCGGCAATCCCGGTTCTCGCCGGGACGACACGTGACGAGTGGCGGATCTTTGACGCGGCACTGGACGCGAGCGTGTTCACCGAGCAGTACGTGCGGGACAGGGCGCGGGCACTGGCCGGGGACGCGTGCGACACCGACGCGGTGGTGACTGCGTACCGCGCGGGTCAGCAGACGCTGCGCGATGTCGCCAGTGCGATGGTCACCGACTACCACTTCGCGGCGCCCACCGAGCAGTTCGTCCGCGCGCACGCCTCGCGTGGTAATCCGGTGTTTCGTTACGAGCTGCAATGGTGTTCTCCGCGGCCGGGATTCGGGGCCTGCCACGATTCGTGTCTGGCCCTGGTGTTCGGGAACCTGGATGCCGCGCCCGCGTTGGCCGGTGCCGACGAGGCGGCTCGCCGGATGTCGAATGCCGTGCAGGCGCGCTGGCTGGAGTTCATCCGTGGGGGAGAGCCCTGGGACCGCTACGACGGTGTCGGTGGTACGACGATGCTGCTCGGCACAGAGAGCGCAACCGTCCGCGGTCACCGCGTCGAGCAAATCGCCCTCTGGGAGGACCGTTACCCCGCGTACGGGTAG
- a CDS encoding DUF3297 family protein: MSEDQVADVPPNHLSIDPRSPFYDEEVLVRDVGIRFNGSEKTNVVEYDVAEGWVRVEVPTAKDRRGNPMVMKLSGTVEPYFRSAE, encoded by the coding sequence ATGTCTGAAGACCAGGTCGCCGACGTTCCCCCGAATCACCTCTCCATCGATCCGCGCAGCCCGTTCTATGACGAAGAGGTGTTGGTCCGCGACGTCGGTATCCGCTTCAACGGCTCTGAGAAGACCAATGTCGTCGAGTACGACGTGGCCGAGGGCTGGGTGCGGGTCGAGGTGCCCACGGCGAAGGATCGTCGCGGCAACCCGATGGTCATGAAGCTCAGCGGCACGGTGGAACCGTATTTCCGCTCGGCTGAGTAG
- a CDS encoding VOC family protein encodes MDPKLETLSASAFDNAYHVGHIVPDLLSAMAALAGSMQITWASPFEMRSGFTSPDGSVDDQPVRIAFSMSGPPYLELIEVVAAPDSIFDEPGMHHVGYYAQRWRDDTARLQSEGWELERTGAGVAFLRDPRSGLRVEVVSFKGRDFLAQVLSGEMGRQYPLTERP; translated from the coding sequence ATGGACCCGAAACTCGAGACGCTCTCCGCGTCAGCGTTCGACAACGCCTACCACGTCGGCCACATCGTCCCGGACTTGCTGTCCGCCATGGCGGCTCTGGCGGGCTCCATGCAGATCACCTGGGCGTCTCCGTTCGAGATGCGCAGCGGATTCACCAGCCCGGACGGCTCGGTCGACGATCAGCCGGTCCGTATCGCATTCTCGATGTCCGGCCCGCCGTACCTGGAACTGATCGAGGTCGTCGCCGCGCCCGACTCGATCTTCGACGAACCGGGCATGCATCATGTCGGCTACTACGCGCAGCGCTGGCGCGACGACACCGCGCGACTGCAGAGCGAGGGCTGGGAGCTGGAGCGCACGGGCGCCGGCGTCGCCTTCCTGCGCGATCCCCGCAGCGGGCTCCGCGTCGAGGTGGTGAGCTTCAAGGGCCGCGATTTCCTGGCGCAGGTGCTCAGCGGTGAGATGGGGCGGCAGTACCCGTTGACCGAGCGGCCATGA
- a CDS encoding MFS transporter: protein MSSTKEGDCPSREKGRLPREVWVLVVANFVVALGYGVVAPVLPQYARHFGVSIAAATFVITAFAVMRLVGAPPAGFLVQRMGERRVYTSGLIIVAVSTGACAFAETYWQLLLFRSLGGVGSAMFTVSALGLMIRISPADARGRVAGLFSSGFMVGSVGGPILGSLTAGFGLSAPFLIYGAALLVAATVVFVSLRHSPVVGQPDDEVQTPVPFRTVFRHRAYKAALFSNFATGWASFGLRIALVPLFVVEVLGQGPGAAGLALTAFAVGNIAVVIPSGYLSDRLGRRLLLIVGLTLAAVSTALVGFTTSLPVFLVAAVVAGAATGIFVSPQQAAVADVVGNKSRGGTAVATFQMMADFGSIGGSLLVGLIAQYTSFGWAFLTSGVILGIAALWWVFAPETRPTPSAEHTPARPLGPEAGGEVP from the coding sequence TTGAGTTCCACGAAAGAGGGCGACTGTCCGTCACGCGAGAAGGGTCGGCTGCCGCGCGAAGTCTGGGTCCTGGTGGTCGCGAACTTCGTCGTCGCGCTCGGCTACGGCGTGGTGGCCCCGGTGCTGCCGCAGTACGCCCGCCACTTCGGGGTGAGCATCGCGGCGGCGACGTTCGTGATCACCGCGTTCGCGGTGATGCGACTGGTCGGCGCGCCGCCCGCGGGATTTCTGGTGCAGCGGATGGGGGAGCGGCGCGTCTACACCAGCGGCCTGATCATCGTCGCGGTGTCGACGGGGGCGTGCGCGTTCGCCGAAACCTATTGGCAGCTGCTGCTTTTCCGGTCGTTGGGTGGTGTCGGGTCGGCGATGTTCACGGTGTCGGCGCTTGGTCTGATGATCCGGATCTCGCCGGCGGACGCCCGCGGCCGGGTGGCCGGGTTGTTCTCGTCGGGGTTCATGGTCGGCTCGGTGGGCGGTCCGATCCTGGGCAGCCTGACGGCCGGGTTCGGGCTGTCGGCGCCGTTCCTGATCTACGGGGCGGCGCTGCTGGTCGCCGCGACGGTGGTGTTCGTCAGCCTGCGGCACTCGCCGGTGGTGGGCCAGCCCGACGACGAGGTGCAGACGCCGGTGCCGTTCCGCACGGTGTTCCGGCACCGCGCCTACAAGGCGGCCCTGTTCTCGAATTTCGCGACGGGCTGGGCGTCGTTCGGGCTGCGGATCGCGCTGGTCCCGCTGTTCGTCGTGGAGGTACTGGGCCAGGGGCCGGGCGCGGCCGGGCTGGCGCTGACGGCGTTCGCGGTGGGCAACATCGCCGTCGTCATCCCGAGCGGGTACCTGTCGGACCGGTTGGGCCGACGGCTGTTGCTGATCGTCGGGCTGACGCTGGCGGCGGTGTCGACCGCGCTGGTGGGCTTCACCACGTCGCTGCCGGTGTTCCTGGTCGCGGCGGTGGTGGCGGGTGCGGCGACGGGCATCTTCGTGTCGCCGCAGCAGGCCGCGGTCGCCGACGTGGTGGGCAACAAGTCGCGGGGCGGGACCGCGGTAGCGACGTTCCAGATGATGGCCGACTTCGGCTCGATCGGCGGATCGCTGCTGGTCGGGCTGATCGCGCAGTACACGTCGTTCGGGTGGGCGTTCCTGACCAGCGGCGTGATCCTGGGTATCGCGGCGCTGTGGTGGGTCTTCGCGCCCGAGACGCGCCCGACGCCGTCGGCCGAGCACACCCCGGCCCGTCCTCTCGGCCCCGAGGCGGGCGGGGAAGTCCCGTGA
- a CDS encoding DUF1214 domain-containing protein — protein sequence MAFGDCADDQTLREAWHEFCDRLKAAGDLAFKDTSPANALQRADAFRYLTQNLGQAYDLALETKNTRYPMIHPFCGPARKLGGDNADFVYLQAWIDGASTYRITGDRGTARFINFTVQGARPAEDVYYGADHPNLHEPFGDTPEANLTSDELVTEPDGSFVLYIGGPERGPNWLPTTADSRKLFMRQGFDSWTERSAQFSIERLDMDDPRPVPTPQDLVTSMRWAGDFLTGAMTDWPDRELKIGSLFGEPEPNVFPGARFAGTAEQRDARRGRLIVTMPWRLGPDEALIFDFPDGGQFWMLTNMGAFWNSMDYLYRPVSYTPSRSAVESDGRVRMVLAHHDPGVHNWIDTQQFSEGYLTLRVIGSRQVPEVNTRVVRSSELDSALPAGTRRVTSDERAAQLHERFDAIRRRYRI from the coding sequence ATGGCCTTCGGCGATTGCGCGGACGACCAGACGCTGCGCGAAGCGTGGCACGAGTTCTGCGACCGGCTCAAGGCCGCCGGGGACCTTGCGTTCAAGGACACGTCTCCGGCGAACGCGTTGCAGCGCGCCGACGCGTTCCGCTATCTCACCCAGAACCTCGGACAGGCCTACGATCTCGCGCTGGAGACCAAGAACACCCGCTATCCGATGATTCACCCGTTCTGCGGCCCCGCCCGCAAACTCGGCGGCGACAACGCCGATTTCGTGTATCTGCAGGCGTGGATCGACGGCGCGTCCACCTACCGGATCACCGGTGACCGTGGCACCGCGCGTTTCATCAACTTCACCGTCCAGGGCGCGCGTCCCGCCGAGGACGTGTACTACGGCGCCGATCATCCGAACCTGCACGAGCCGTTCGGCGACACCCCGGAGGCGAACCTCACCAGTGACGAACTGGTCACCGAACCGGACGGCAGCTTCGTGCTCTACATCGGGGGTCCTGAGCGCGGCCCCAACTGGTTGCCAACCACGGCGGATTCACGAAAGTTGTTCATGCGCCAGGGCTTCGATTCGTGGACGGAACGGTCGGCGCAGTTCAGCATCGAACGCCTCGACATGGACGATCCGCGTCCGGTGCCGACACCACAGGATCTGGTCACGTCGATGCGGTGGGCCGGTGACTTCCTGACCGGGGCGATGACCGACTGGCCGGACCGCGAACTGAAGATCGGTTCACTGTTCGGCGAACCCGAGCCGAATGTGTTCCCCGGTGCGCGGTTCGCCGGTACAGCCGAACAGCGTGACGCCCGCCGCGGCAGGCTGATCGTCACGATGCCGTGGCGACTCGGACCGGACGAGGCGCTGATCTTCGACTTCCCCGACGGCGGGCAGTTCTGGATGCTGACCAACATGGGCGCGTTCTGGAACAGCATGGACTACCTGTACCGCCCGGTGAGCTACACGCCGAGCAGGTCGGCGGTCGAGTCCGACGGCCGGGTGCGGATGGTGTTGGCGCATCACGATCCGGGCGTGCACAACTGGATCGACACGCAGCAATTCAGCGAGGGCTACCTGACGTTGCGCGTGATCGGGAGCCGACAGGTGCCCGAGGTCAACACTCGGGTCGTTCGGTCGAGCGAGTTGGACTCCGCGCTGCCGGCCGGAACCCGGCGCGTCACGTCCGACGAGCGCGCCGCTCAACTGCACGAACGCTTCGACGCCATCCGCCGCAGATACAGGATCTGA